A genomic segment from Tachysurus fulvidraco isolate hzauxx_2018 chromosome 21, HZAU_PFXX_2.0, whole genome shotgun sequence encodes:
- the zgc:56585 gene encoding 15-hydroxyprostaglandin dehydrogenase [NAD(+)] → MLKGKVAVVSGSAQGLGKAFTHILLENGAQVAMLDVNHVMGQELQVQLNHQYGSDRTQFFKADVSSDQQFTDVFQEIISKFGHINIFCNNAGIADEKNWEKTVSINLSGVVRGTYLALDHMKKQNGGNGGVIINVASLAGLGPFPSAPVYTATKYGVVGFTRAISMASQASAYGVRINALCPSFVRTALIDSFKQEDKTGQFHNLVSLTQSLMDKFTLIEVEQVAKAFLHLIKDESVNGAALVVKSEGAAYATFPKEVETTPISL, encoded by the exons ATGCTGAAGGGAAAAGTGGCAGTTGTGAGTGGTTCAGCTCAGGGTCTGGGGAAAGCCTTCACACACATCCTGCTGGAGAACGGAGCTCAG GTGGCCATGTTGGATGTGAACCATGTCATGGGTCAGGAGCTGCAGGTCCAGTTAAATCACCAGTATGGATCGGACCGGACTCAGTTCTTTAAAGCAGACGTGTCGTCGGATCAACAGTTTACAG atgTGTTCCAGGAGATTATCAGTAAATTCGGTCACATCAACATATTCTGTAACAACGCAGGAATCGCTGATGAGAAAAACTGGGAGAAAACTGTGTCCATAAACCTG TCAGGTGTGGTGAGAGGAACATATTTGGCCCTGGATCACATGAAAAAGCAGAATGGTGGAAATGGAGGTGTTATCATCAACGTTGCATCACTGGCAG GACTTGGCCCATTTCCGTCAGCTCCTGTTTACACAGCGACCAAATACGGTGTGGTGGGCTTCACCCGTGCGATCTCT atggcATCTCAGGCCTCAGCTTATGGCGTGAGGATTAATGCTCTGTGTCCAAGTTTTGTCAGGACAGCGCTGATTGACTCGTTTAAACAGGAGGACAAAACAGGACAATTTCACAATCTGGTTTCTCTCACACAGAGTCTGATGGACAAATTCACTCTTATTGA GGTGGAGCAGGTGGCGAAGGCGTTCCTGCACTTGATTAAGGATGAGAGTGTGAATGGAGCAGCTCTTGTTGTGAAAAGTGAAGGTGCAGCATACGCCACGTTCCCTAAAGAAGTGGAGACCACGCCCATCTCTCTGTAA
- the sap30l gene encoding histone deacetylase complex subunit SAP30L yields MMNGFSTEEESPEGPGLTPLFPQSCCCLLEGGERCGRPAGNASFSKRIQKSISQKKLKLDIDKSVRHLYICDFHKNFIQSVRNKRKRKTSDDGGESPDHDVEVPEVDLFQLQVNTLRRYKRHYKIQTRPGLNKAQLAETVSRHFRNIPVNEKETLTYFIYMVKSSKSRLDQKSEGSKQLE; encoded by the exons atgatgaacGGGTTCAGCACGGAGGAGGAAAGCCCCGAGGGCCCGGGTCTGACCCCGCTGTTCCCGCAGAGCTGCTGCTGTCTGCTGGAGGGAGGAGAGCGCTGCGGCCGGCCCGCGGGAAACGCCTCCTTCAGCAAGAGGATCCAGAAGAGCATCTCTCAGAAAAAACTCAAGCTGGACATCGACAAGAGC GTCAGACACCTGTATATCTGTGACTTCCACAAAAACTTCATCCAAAGTGTGCGCaacaagagaaagaggaaaaccAGTGATGATGGAGGAGAGTCTCCTGATCACGATGTTGAAGTTCCAGAG gtGGATCTATTTCAGCTGCAGGTGAACACACTGCGCCGTTATAAACGACATTACAAAATCCAAACCAGACCTGGACTCAACAAAGCCCAGCTGGcagag acGGTCAGCCGTCACTTCCGGAACATTCCGGTGAACGAGAAGGAAACGCTcacatactttatttatatgGTGAAGAGCAGTAAGAGCCGATTGGACCAGAAATCAGAGGGAAGTAAACAGCTGGAGTAA
- the galnt10 gene encoding polypeptide N-acetylgalactosaminyltransferase 10, producing MRRREKRLLQVVVLIIAALLFFHSGALRNSNTGNTELSHTQELLQRETLGDSQRRKDWHDNEAIKRDAARTGNGEQGKPFPLTDADRVDQAYRDNGFNIYVSDRISLNRSLPDIRHSNCKNKLYAENLPSTSIIIPFHNEGWSSLLRTVHSVLNRSPQQLITEIILVDDFSDREHLKAPLEDYMARLPKVRIIRTQKREGLIRTRLLGASLATGQVITFLDSHCEANVNWLPPLLDRIAQNRKTIVCPMIDVIDHDNFGYETQAGDAMRGAFDWEMFYKRIPIPPELQNSDLSEPFESPVMAGGLFAVDRKWFWELGGYDTGLEIWGGEQYEISFKVWMCGGRMEDIPCSRVGHIYRKYVPYKVPGGVSLPRNLKRVAEVWMDEYAEFIYQRRPDYRPLSVGDVSAQRELRLRLGCKSFHWFMTEVAWDLQRYYPAVEPPAAAWGELRNVGSGLCMESKHLSGSPLRLEPCVKGGGNALWNRAQVFTFGWREDIRVGDPLHTKKVCLDAVSHSSPVTLYDCHGMKGNQLWRYRKDNTLFHPVSNSCVDSDSSDKRIFMNSCDPKSLSQQWRFENVNTTVLEQFNRNLPAL from the exons ATGAGGCGGAGAGAGAAGCGGTTGTTGCAGGTTGTGGTGTTGATCATCGCCGCGCTGCTTTTCTTCCACAGCGGCGCTCTGAGGAACTCAAACACCGGAAACACggagctctcacacacacag gaattgCTCCAGAGGGAGACGCTTGGTGACAGTCAGAGGAGGAAAGACTGGCATGACAATGAGGCCATAAAGAGAGATGCAGCAAGAACAg GAAATGGAGAGCAGGGCAAACCGTTCCCACTAACCGATGCTGACCGAGTGGATCAGGCTTACAGAGACAACGGCTTCAACATTTACGTCAGCGACAGAATCTCACTCAACAGATCACTGCCTGACATCCGCCACTCAAA ctgtaaaAACAAGCTGTATGCTGAGAATCTCCCCAGCACCAGTATCATTATTCCATTCCATAATGAGGGCTGGAGTTCGTTACTGCGAACTGTACACAGCGTTCTGAACCGCTCGCCCCAGCAGCTCATCACCGAGATCATCCTCGTAGATGACTTCAGTGACCGAG AACACCTAAAGGCCCCACTAGAGGACTACATGGCTCGGCTGCCGAAGGTGCGCATCATTCGCACTCAGAAGCGCGAGGGTTTGATCAGGACCAGACTGCTGGGAGCATCACTCGCTACAGGACAAGTCATCACCTTCCTCGACTCGCACTGTGAGGCTAACGTCAACTGGCTGCCTCCACTGTTGG ATCGTATTGCTCAGAATCGTAAAACAATCGTATGTCCAATGATTGACGTCATCGATCACGATAACTTTGGCTATGAGACTCAGGCAGGAGACGCCATGCGTGGGGCGTTCGACTGGGAGATGTTCTACAAACGCATCCCTATTCCTCCTGAGCTGCAGAACAGCGACCTGAGTGAACCGTTTGA atccCCAGTGATGGCTGGTGGTCTGTTTGCTGTAGACAGGAAGTGGTTTTGGGAATTGGGTGGATATGATACTGGACTGGAGATCTGGGGAGGAGAACAGTATGAGATTTCTTTTAAG GTGTGGATGTGTGGAGGTCGTATGGAGGACATTCCATGTTCTCGGGTCGGACATATTTACAGGAAGTACGTTCCCTACAAAGTGCCTGGAGGAGTAAGTTTACCTAGG aaCCTGAAGCGAGTGGCAGAGGTGTGGATGGATGAGTATGCAGAGTTTATTTATCAGCGGCGGCCGGACTATCGCCCCCTATCTGTAGGGGATGTGAGCGCACAGAGGGAGCTCCGCCTCCGACTTGGCTGTAAGAGCTTCCACTGGTTCATGACTGAAGTGGCATGGGACCTACAGCGCTATTACCCTGCTGTGGAGCCCCCTGCTGCTGCCTGGGgggag ctgcGTAACGTGGGCAGTGGCCTGTGTATGGAGAGTAAACACTTGTCCGGTTCTCCTCTCAGACTGGAGCCGTGTGTAAAAGGTGGAGGGAATGCATTGTGGAATCGTGCACAG gtgtttacCTTTGGGTGGAGGGAGGATATTAGGGTTGGAGATCCACTACACACAAAGAAAGTGTGTTTAGATGCCGTTTCACACAGCAGCCCTGTCACACTGTACGACTGTCATGGCATGAAGGGTAACCAGTTGTGGAGATACagaaag gacaaTACCCTGTTCCACCCAGTCAGTAACAGCTGTGTGGATAGCGACTCGTCAGATAAACGGATTTTTATGAACTCGTGTGATCCAAAGTCTCTGAGTCAGCAGTGGAGATTTGAGAACGTTAACACGACAGTTCTCGAGCAGTTCAACAGGAACCTGCCTGCACTGTGA